One window of the Nocardia huaxiensis genome contains the following:
- a CDS encoding ribosome hibernation promotion factor, with protein MLSQRSSELGSILRVSADQHVSAAGADYTREKIGRALEFAPEPVESARVRLTGHPDPAMANPIVAQANVHTAGRTVRVQVAASTTREAIDGLADRLKTRLQRLARHWEAARGRRTQPGPHEWRHGDMPRRALSYFPRPVEQREVIRRKTFTLAAANCDEAAFDMELMDYDFHLFTEVGTGQDSVLYRGGRTGYRLAQLNPRPTHVESGAVPVTVSLTPPPATDLAGAIERLELTQWPFVFFHDHDLNRGCVLYHRYDGHYGLIIPAT; from the coding sequence ATGCTGTCGCAGCGTTCGTCGGAACTGGGTTCGATCCTTCGGGTCTCGGCCGACCAACACGTATCCGCCGCTGGAGCGGACTACACCCGGGAAAAGATCGGCCGCGCCCTGGAGTTCGCCCCCGAACCGGTGGAGTCCGCCCGGGTGCGGCTCACCGGTCACCCCGATCCGGCCATGGCGAATCCGATTGTCGCGCAGGCGAATGTGCACACCGCCGGGCGAACCGTGCGAGTGCAGGTGGCCGCGAGCACCACTCGGGAGGCGATCGACGGTCTCGCGGACCGGCTCAAGACGCGGCTGCAGCGCCTGGCACGCCATTGGGAAGCCGCACGCGGCAGGCGCACCCAGCCCGGTCCGCACGAATGGCGGCACGGCGATATGCCGCGCCGTGCGCTGTCGTACTTTCCCCGCCCCGTGGAGCAGCGCGAGGTGATCCGTCGCAAGACCTTCACCCTGGCAGCCGCCAACTGTGATGAGGCCGCCTTCGACATGGAACTCATGGACTACGACTTCCATCTGTTCACCGAGGTGGGTACCGGGCAGGACAGCGTCCTCTACCGGGGCGGGCGTACGGGTTACCGTCTGGCCCAGCTGAATCCGCGCCCCACCCACGTGGAGTCGGGAGCGGTGCCGGTCACCGTCAGCCTGACCCCGCCGCCGGCGACGGACCTGGCCGGTGCGATCGAGCGCCTCGAGCTGACCCAGTGGCCCTTCGTCTTCTTCCACGACCACGACCTGAACCGCGGCTGCGTCCTCTACCACCGCTACGACGGCCACTACGGGCTCATCATCCCCGCCACCTGA
- a CDS encoding zinc-binding alcohol dehydrogenase family protein codes for MNAWRVSKPGPIDGGPLSFERMTAPQPGAGELLVRVLACGVCRTDLHVAEGDLAVHRPDVVPGHEVVGEVVALGADSGEEFAVGDRVGIAWLRHTCGRCRFCLRGDENLCPESRYTGWDADGGYAELAVVPAAFALPLPHGYDDAELAPLLCAGIIGYRALQRAALPAGGRLGIYGFGGSAHLAAQVALARGAEVHVMTRDEPSQRLALALGAASAQGAADPPPVPLDSAILFAPVGDLVPPAMAALDRGGVLSIAGIHLSDVPVLNYQRHLFQEREIRSVTANTRRDARDFLDFAGTHRLEVTVHPYELAHADRALRDLSHGRFAGAAVLVPS; via the coding sequence ATGAACGCGTGGCGGGTGAGCAAACCCGGTCCGATCGACGGTGGACCCCTGTCGTTCGAGCGGATGACCGCGCCGCAGCCGGGCGCCGGTGAGCTGCTGGTGCGGGTGCTGGCGTGTGGGGTGTGCCGGACGGATCTGCATGTGGCCGAAGGGGATCTGGCGGTGCATCGGCCCGATGTGGTGCCCGGACACGAGGTGGTCGGCGAGGTGGTCGCGCTCGGGGCCGACTCGGGGGAGGAGTTCGCGGTCGGTGACCGGGTCGGTATCGCCTGGCTGCGGCACACCTGCGGGCGGTGCCGGTTCTGCCTGCGCGGCGACGAGAATCTGTGCCCCGAATCGCGGTACACCGGCTGGGACGCCGATGGCGGTTACGCCGAATTAGCGGTGGTGCCAGCGGCTTTCGCGCTCCCGCTGCCGCACGGCTATGACGATGCCGAGCTCGCGCCGCTGCTGTGCGCGGGCATCATCGGCTACCGGGCGCTGCAGCGGGCAGCGCTGCCCGCCGGCGGGCGTCTGGGCATCTACGGATTCGGCGGCAGTGCGCACCTGGCGGCGCAGGTGGCGCTGGCGCGGGGCGCGGAGGTGCATGTGATGACCCGGGACGAGCCGTCGCAGCGGCTGGCGCTGGCCCTCGGTGCGGCCTCCGCGCAGGGGGCCGCGGATCCGCCTCCGGTCCCGTTGGACTCGGCGATCCTGTTCGCGCCCGTCGGCGACCTGGTGCCACCGGCCATGGCCGCACTCGACCGCGGGGGTGTGCTGTCCATCGCGGGCATCCATCTCAGCGATGTCCCGGTGCTGAACTATCAGCGACATCTGTTCCAGGAACGCGAGATTCGCTCCGTCACCGCCAACACGCGCCGCGACGCGCGCGACTTCCTGGACTTCGCGGGCACGCACCGTCTCGAGGTGACCGTGCACCCCTACGAACTCGCGCACGCGGATCGGGCGCTGCGGGATCTGTCGCACGGGCGGTTCGCCGGGGCAGCCGTGCTCGTCCCGTCGTAG
- a CDS encoding ABC1 kinase family protein — protein MDTAHLHRVGYRARLTRASQITRVLWNSETDWLTDALSVRECGSVRCRLRCAAGVHQCPHHQALERPLPERIREVLEQLGPTFVKLGQMLALRPDYLPLPYAQALQRLHTHAEPFGADAACRTIETELGRPIERLFRDFDPQPFAAASLSQVHRAELPDGRPVAVKVQRPDIADLVARDLALLRWLAGTVERRQPGALGFRPTEAVDELAAYTTRELDFRREAAVSEQMRHNAAVDKRLVVPAVHRTWSTARVLTTEFIDGIPPAPAAELTAAGFKPDKVLNAGASWMVRQLFTDGLFHADPHPGNILLLPGNRVCLLDFGMFGRLDRTQRRRMGLMLLALISGDYNAVGTQLLRMSTLRPGADPRGFRDAVAEVVEDWYEAESGMTAAQLLLRDLGLGGAFGIVFPRELMLLCRSLVTLESTARVVRPDLDLSALFRPLLPQLLLALAPTPGNLWATVREQRIDYLALVLDLPDLVVEVADALRHRGVLDQLSTVAAAPPPRDWLPALAALATGGWLVRRVAGR, from the coding sequence ATGGACACCGCGCACCTGCACCGAGTCGGCTACCGCGCCCGGCTGACCCGCGCCTCCCAGATCACCCGGGTGCTGTGGAACAGCGAAACCGACTGGCTCACCGACGCATTGAGTGTGCGCGAATGCGGCTCGGTGCGCTGCCGGCTGCGGTGCGCGGCGGGCGTCCACCAGTGCCCGCACCACCAGGCGCTGGAACGGCCACTGCCCGAACGCATTCGGGAGGTCCTCGAACAGCTCGGGCCCACCTTCGTCAAACTCGGGCAGATGCTCGCGCTGCGGCCGGACTATCTGCCGCTGCCTTACGCCCAGGCCCTGCAACGCCTGCACACGCACGCGGAACCCTTCGGCGCCGACGCCGCCTGCCGGACCATCGAAACCGAACTCGGGCGACCCATCGAGCGGTTGTTCCGCGACTTCGATCCGCAACCCTTCGCCGCCGCCTCGCTTTCGCAGGTGCACCGCGCCGAACTGCCCGACGGGCGGCCGGTCGCGGTGAAGGTGCAGCGCCCCGATATCGCCGATCTGGTCGCCCGGGACCTGGCGCTGCTGCGCTGGCTGGCGGGCACGGTCGAGCGGCGGCAGCCCGGCGCCCTCGGTTTCCGGCCCACCGAAGCCGTGGACGAATTGGCCGCCTACACCACCCGGGAACTCGACTTCCGGCGTGAGGCAGCGGTTTCCGAGCAGATGCGGCACAATGCCGCGGTGGACAAGCGGCTGGTCGTGCCCGCCGTGCACCGCACCTGGAGCACCGCCCGGGTCCTGACCACCGAGTTCATCGACGGAATACCGCCCGCCCCGGCGGCAGAGCTCACCGCGGCCGGCTTCAAGCCGGACAAAGTGCTCAATGCGGGGGCCAGCTGGATGGTGCGGCAGCTGTTCACCGACGGCCTGTTCCACGCCGACCCACACCCCGGCAATATTCTGCTGCTGCCCGGAAACCGGGTGTGCCTCTTGGACTTCGGCATGTTCGGACGCCTCGACCGCACCCAGCGCCGCCGCATGGGACTCATGCTGCTGGCCTTGATCAGCGGCGATTACAACGCGGTCGGCACTCAACTGCTGCGCATGTCGACCCTGCGGCCGGGCGCGGACCCGCGCGGTTTCCGCGACGCCGTCGCCGAAGTGGTGGAGGACTGGTACGAGGCCGAATCCGGGATGACCGCGGCCCAATTGCTGCTGCGCGACCTGGGATTGGGCGGCGCGTTCGGCATCGTGTTCCCGCGCGAGCTCATGCTGCTGTGCCGGTCATTGGTCACCCTGGAATCCACCGCCCGGGTGGTCCGCCCCGATCTCGACCTGTCGGCGTTGTTCCGGCCGCTGCTGCCGCAGCTGTTGCTGGCCTTGGCCCCGACCCCGGGAAACCTGTGGGCGACAGTGCGCGAGCAGCGCATCGACTATCTGGCGTTGGTTCTGGATCTGCCCGATCTGGTCGTCGAGGTCGCGGACGCGCTGCGGCATCGCGGTGTCCTCGACCAGCTGAGCACGGTGGCCGCAGCGCCCCCGCCGCGGGACTGGCTGCCCGCCCTGGCGGCACTGGCGACCGGCGGCTGGCTCGTCAGACGAGTCGCAGGCCGGTGA
- a CDS encoding pyridoxamine 5'-phosphate oxidase family protein: protein MRLLAAVPFGRVVFTQDALPAIRPVYHLIDEGQIIVVRNRLTARFTTVTDDRTNVVVAFEADDIDPVSHTGWSVVATGFARPVTDPDRIAHYERLLDPWVAGHLDSVIAIEPSIVTGLRLV, encoded by the coding sequence ATGCGACTGCTGGCCGCCGTGCCCTTCGGACGTGTCGTTTTCACCCAGGACGCGCTGCCCGCCATCCGGCCGGTGTACCACCTGATCGACGAGGGACAGATCATCGTCGTCCGCAATCGCCTGACCGCCCGCTTCACCACCGTGACCGACGATCGCACGAATGTGGTCGTGGCCTTCGAAGCCGATGACATCGACCCGGTGAGTCACACCGGATGGTCGGTCGTGGCCACCGGATTCGCCCGCCCTGTCACCGATCCGGACCGCATCGCCCACTACGAGCGACTACTCGATCCCTGGGTGGCCGGCCACCTGGACAGCGTCATCGCCATCGAGCCGTCGATCGTCACCGGCCTGCGACTCGTCTGA
- a CDS encoding flavodoxin domain-containing protein: MATHSIHAVVLYASAQGSTREIAHFIGLQLRSRGALVEVADIEEAPALSGFNAVIIGSAIHNMAWLPAAADYVRTHRDDLNSRDVWLFSVGLGPALRGPIGRWFGRQVPSRIAALRDSVAPRGYRSFAGRIERSGPWWVHWVYVAMGGGRYGDLRDWESILAWSETIAGELRLSDAASTHQ; the protein is encoded by the coding sequence ATGGCAACGCACAGCATCCATGCCGTGGTCCTGTACGCGTCAGCGCAGGGGTCGACACGGGAGATCGCCCATTTCATCGGGTTACAGTTGCGCTCGCGCGGTGCGCTGGTCGAGGTCGCCGATATCGAGGAGGCGCCGGCACTGTCCGGCTTCAACGCCGTCATCATCGGCAGCGCCATCCACAATATGGCGTGGCTGCCCGCGGCGGCCGACTATGTGCGCACCCACCGCGACGATCTGAACAGCCGCGATGTCTGGCTGTTCAGCGTGGGCCTGGGCCCCGCGCTGCGCGGCCCGATCGGACGGTGGTTCGGCAGACAGGTGCCGAGTCGTATTGCCGCCCTGCGTGATTCGGTGGCACCAAGGGGCTATCGGAGCTTCGCGGGCCGTATCGAGCGTTCCGGACCGTGGTGGGTGCACTGGGTCTATGTCGCCATGGGCGGTGGCCGCTACGGGGACCTGCGGGACTGGGAGTCCATCCTCGCCTGGTCCGAGACGATCGCCGGCGAGCTCCGGCTGTCCGACGCTGCTTCGACACATCAGTGA
- a CDS encoding CBS domain-containing protein, with the protein MHARDVLSRPVVTAHPETPVREAISLLTGHHFAALPVVDDQGRVVGVFSESDALSVIGHLDTATVAAVMTVPVEVVTPGTDTSAIASRMLTGQLRSMPVVEAACSSASWRAATCCAL; encoded by the coding sequence ATGCACGCACGCGACGTGCTCAGCCGTCCGGTGGTGACGGCCCATCCGGAAACCCCGGTCCGCGAAGCGATCTCGCTTCTCACCGGACACCACTTCGCCGCCCTTCCCGTGGTGGACGACCAGGGCCGCGTGGTGGGCGTCTTCTCCGAGTCCGACGCCCTCTCCGTCATCGGCCACCTGGATACGGCCACCGTCGCGGCGGTCATGACCGTCCCGGTCGAGGTCGTCACTCCCGGCACCGACACTTCCGCCATCGCCTCGCGCATGCTCACCGGACAACTGCGGTCCATGCCGGTGGTGGAGGCTGCCTGCTCGTCGGCATCGTGGCGCGCAGCGACCTGCTGCGCGCTCTGA
- a CDS encoding universal stress protein yields MDAHRDQGAVVVGVDGSGTSLNAVRWAAYAAERLHTPLVIACAPPFFTHRTMDARTPESNPPSRWHRIAESTADHAAALVRTYAPELPVATETTPEAPDLALISRSAQARLLVVGAQTAWDNRVVGPTTMAVARHAHCPVVVWRGVAGRPIPRRSPVAVGVDGTPLSTGALELGFELADAFGVSLLAVHARPHRIAPVGRQYDHAETEQNVPTDALAPYRTKYPHVEATEVTVTGVPATMLAAMGRDAQLLVVGTRARNAATAALFGSTSRDLLHHAPCPVLLYR; encoded by the coding sequence ATGGACGCGCATCGCGATCAGGGCGCTGTCGTCGTCGGAGTGGACGGGTCCGGAACGTCCCTCAATGCCGTGCGATGGGCTGCCTACGCCGCCGAACGGCTTCACACTCCGCTCGTCATCGCCTGTGCGCCACCGTTCTTCACCCACCGGACCATGGATGCGCGCACGCCCGAGAGCAATCCGCCATCACGTTGGCACCGGATCGCCGAGAGCACCGCCGACCATGCGGCCGCGCTGGTCCGCACCTACGCGCCCGAACTGCCGGTCGCCACCGAAACCACCCCGGAGGCACCGGATCTCGCCCTCATCTCACGCAGCGCACAAGCCCGCCTGCTGGTGGTCGGCGCGCAGACCGCGTGGGACAACCGGGTGGTCGGCCCGACCACCATGGCGGTCGCCCGGCACGCACACTGTCCGGTCGTGGTCTGGCGCGGCGTCGCGGGCCGGCCCATACCGCGCCGCAGTCCGGTCGCGGTGGGCGTGGACGGCACGCCGCTCAGCACCGGAGCCCTCGAGCTGGGATTCGAACTGGCCGACGCGTTCGGGGTGTCGCTGCTGGCCGTGCACGCCCGCCCGCACCGGATCGCACCTGTCGGCCGGCAGTACGACCACGCCGAAACCGAACAGAACGTTCCGACGGACGCACTCGCCCCGTACCGAACGAAGTATCCACACGTCGAGGCCACCGAGGTGACCGTAACCGGGGTGCCCGCAACCATGCTGGCCGCAATGGGACGAGACGCCCAGCTGCTGGTGGTCGGCACCCGCGCCCGCAATGCCGCGACCGCCGCACTGTTCGGATCGACGAGCCGGGATCTCCTCCACCACGCGCCCTGCCCCGTACTGCTGTACCGCTGA
- a CDS encoding cation-translocating P-type ATPase, which produces MNPATVLADNEVGLSAAEAALRLRRDGPNTLPVPPRPRPILLMAGQLTHFFALMLWAAAGLALIAGMPALAVAIAVVVVLNGAFAFAQEYRADRAAERLRDLLPLRARARRDGRVTSVDAAELVSGDLITLEAGDRVCADAEVTAAGRLQIDESMLTGESRPIDIAAGSVIHAGTYVVAGQCEAVVTATGRGTRLAGLAAITQRASRPRSPLTKQLHRVVRVVAVLALLVGVLSFAAFAALGRDTTESLLFAIGVTVALVPEGLLPTVTLSLARAAQRMAKANALVRRLEAVETLGATTFICTDKTGTLTRNEMQVVRVWTPLGEVTVHGAGYDPDGGLEGPPAAVNAAAALADSAARCSPDAHVMQRAGRWTPVGDPMEVALHVLAARAGCPPAPPIRARDPFDPHLRRAQVTDADGIHITGAPEAVLPLCDSERDTGCSAGSDTGRETGPGTDRAPNPTTGCASAPDTGDARATAEARVAELSARGLRVIAVARRTDQGGTRLLGLVGLEDPPRPDVAEAIAACRRAGVRVAMVTGDHPGTAAAVAAEVGLFGDRRIVVEGKDLPGDDHELGALLNSDGVVVARVAPEEKLRIARVLQQCGHIVAMTGDGVNDGPALRTADIGIAMGASGTDVAREAADLVLLDDHFGTIVSAIRLGRATFANIRRFLTYHLTDNVAELTPFAVWAASGGAVPLGFTVLQVLALDIGTDMLPALALGAEPPNPRTMDGPARVRSLVDGRLLRRVFLTLGPAEAGAGMLAFLAVLYAGGWRWGAPADPALVALASGSLFTAVVFGQLTNAFACRSESRPARFGGWRDNPLLPAAIAVELVLLGVFLWLPPLPELLGGSVPNALGWLTAALAVPAVLVLDLIYKGINARFGAGSSAADRYASPRRLRRPRA; this is translated from the coding sequence ATGAACCCCGCAACAGTGCTGGCAGACAACGAAGTCGGGCTCAGCGCAGCCGAAGCGGCCTTGCGGTTGCGCCGGGATGGGCCCAATACGCTGCCGGTCCCGCCGCGCCCCCGGCCGATTCTGCTCATGGCCGGGCAGTTGACGCACTTCTTCGCGCTGATGCTCTGGGCCGCAGCGGGATTGGCGCTGATTGCCGGGATGCCCGCGCTGGCGGTGGCCATCGCCGTGGTGGTGGTGCTCAATGGCGCGTTCGCCTTCGCCCAGGAGTATCGGGCCGACCGCGCCGCCGAACGGTTGCGGGATCTGCTGCCGCTGCGCGCCCGGGCGCGGCGGGACGGCCGGGTCACCAGTGTCGATGCCGCCGAACTGGTTTCGGGTGATCTGATCACGCTGGAGGCGGGTGATCGGGTGTGCGCCGACGCCGAGGTGACGGCGGCGGGGCGATTGCAGATCGACGAATCCATGCTGACCGGGGAGAGCCGACCGATCGACATCGCGGCGGGAAGCGTCATCCACGCGGGCACCTATGTCGTTGCCGGGCAATGTGAAGCGGTGGTGACCGCCACCGGGCGGGGCACCCGGCTGGCCGGGTTGGCGGCCATCACGCAGCGGGCGTCGCGCCCGCGCAGCCCGCTCACCAAGCAGCTGCACCGGGTGGTGCGGGTGGTCGCGGTGCTCGCGCTGCTGGTCGGCGTGCTGTCGTTCGCCGCGTTCGCGGCGCTGGGCCGCGATACCACCGAGAGTCTGCTGTTCGCCATCGGCGTCACGGTCGCGCTCGTGCCCGAGGGGCTGCTGCCCACGGTGACGCTGTCGCTGGCGCGGGCCGCCCAGCGCATGGCGAAGGCGAATGCCCTGGTGCGGCGGCTCGAGGCGGTGGAGACGCTGGGCGCGACCACCTTCATCTGCACCGACAAGACCGGCACCCTCACCCGCAATGAGATGCAGGTCGTGCGGGTGTGGACGCCGCTCGGCGAGGTGACCGTGCACGGGGCCGGATATGACCCGGACGGCGGGCTCGAGGGCCCGCCCGCGGCGGTGAATGCCGCTGCCGCCCTGGCGGATTCGGCGGCACGCTGCTCGCCGGACGCGCACGTGATGCAGCGGGCCGGACGCTGGACGCCGGTGGGCGATCCCATGGAGGTCGCCCTGCATGTCCTGGCCGCCCGGGCCGGTTGCCCACCCGCGCCGCCCATCCGCGCTCGCGACCCCTTCGACCCGCATCTGCGCCGCGCCCAGGTGACCGACGCCGACGGCATCCACATCACCGGTGCACCGGAAGCTGTACTGCCACTGTGTGATTCGGAACGGGACACCGGATGCTCCGCAGGCTCTGACACCGGCCGTGAAACCGGCCCCGGCACCGACCGTGCGCCGAACCCCACCACCGGTTGCGCTTCGGCCCCGGACACCGGCGATGCTCGCGCGACCGCAGAGGCACGGGTCGCCGAACTGTCCGCGCGGGGCCTGCGGGTGATCGCGGTGGCCAGGCGCACGGACCAGGGCGGTACCCGTCTGCTCGGACTGGTCGGCCTCGAGGATCCGCCCCGGCCCGATGTTGCGGAGGCCATCGCGGCCTGCCGCCGCGCCGGGGTCCGGGTGGCGATGGTGACCGGCGACCATCCGGGCACCGCCGCAGCCGTCGCCGCCGAGGTCGGACTGTTCGGCGACCGGCGAATCGTGGTGGAGGGCAAGGATCTTCCCGGCGACGACCACGAGCTGGGAGCGCTGCTGAATTCCGACGGCGTGGTGGTCGCCCGGGTCGCGCCGGAGGAGAAACTGCGGATCGCGCGGGTGCTGCAGCAGTGCGGGCACATCGTCGCCATGACCGGAGACGGTGTCAATGACGGCCCGGCCCTGCGGACCGCCGACATTGGCATCGCGATGGGCGCATCCGGCACCGACGTGGCTCGCGAGGCCGCGGATCTGGTGCTGCTCGACGACCATTTCGGCACCATCGTCTCGGCCATCCGGCTCGGGCGTGCCACCTTCGCCAATATCCGCCGCTTCCTGACCTATCACCTCACCGACAATGTCGCCGAGCTGACGCCGTTCGCGGTCTGGGCCGCCTCCGGCGGCGCGGTTCCCTTGGGGTTCACCGTGCTTCAGGTGCTGGCGCTGGATATCGGCACCGATATGCTGCCCGCGCTGGCGCTGGGCGCCGAGCCGCCCAATCCACGCACCATGGACGGCCCGGCCCGGGTCCGCAGCCTCGTCGACGGCCGCCTGCTGCGCCGGGTCTTCCTGACGCTGGGGCCGGCCGAAGCCGGCGCGGGCATGCTGGCTTTCCTGGCCGTGCTGTACGCGGGCGGCTGGCGCTGGGGCGCGCCCGCGGATCCGGCGCTGGTGGCGCTCGCCTCCGGGTCCCTGTTCACCGCAGTGGTTTTCGGTCAGCTCACCAATGCGTTCGCCTGCCGCAGCGAGTCGCGTCCGGCCCGGTTCGGCGGCTGGCGGGACAATCCGCTGCTGCCTGCCGCCATTGCCGTGGAACTGGTGCTGTTGGGTGTATTCCTGTGGCTGCCACCGCTTCCCGAACTCCTGGGCGGGTCGGTGCCGAACGCGCTCGGCTGGCTCACCGCGGCCCTGGCAGTACCCGCGGTGCTGGTGCTGGACCTGATCTACAAGGGCATCAATGCCCGGTTCGGTGCAGGGTCATCGGCAGCAGATCGGTACGCATCGCCGCGGCGACTCCGCCGCCCTCGGGCGTGA
- a CDS encoding serine hydrolase domain-containing protein: MRTTNEAEMAERVSGLLNRHPAVGLAAAVVRDGELDFFAGHGVSDLESNRPVAPDTIFRVASITKTFTAIGVMQLWERGMVDLDAPVSHYLRAYRLRPARADFGPVTLRHLLTHTSGIGETVHPAQVLAPDFGESVAPGRPLTSLAEYYRGALRVQADPGTRWTYTDHGFATAGQVIEDVTGTSLPDYLRANVFEPLGMTDTNVEAAGLPHERVATGYTLAARGPRAVARRELVTVGASNANSTTTDMTRYLVALLGGGANKHGSVLRPETLAAMYAPHYQPDPRLPGMGLGFFRQDIGGHQAVEHQGILPGFNSQIWLAPDAGIGVMVFLTGAARATMWLPAATAGLLAAALGVPEPEVRADIPHHPEIWHRICGRYRVAGALADVRSRLAVGAGADIRIRAGVPVLRILTPVPALLRGLPLRPDDPADPYAFRIDLSAYGIGSARIVFTPEGGGVAAAMRTDLLPMTLHRTGH, encoded by the coding sequence ATGCGAACAACGAATGAGGCCGAGATGGCCGAACGGGTCAGCGGTCTGCTCAACCGGCATCCAGCGGTGGGGCTCGCCGCGGCCGTGGTGCGCGACGGTGAACTGGATTTCTTCGCGGGGCACGGCGTTTCGGACCTGGAGTCGAATCGGCCGGTCGCGCCGGACACGATCTTCCGGGTGGCCTCGATCACCAAGACCTTCACCGCGATCGGGGTGATGCAGCTGTGGGAACGGGGAATGGTCGATCTCGACGCGCCGGTGAGCCATTACCTGCGCGCGTACCGGCTGCGGCCCGCGCGGGCCGATTTCGGTCCGGTGACCTTGCGGCACCTGCTGACTCACACCTCGGGGATCGGGGAAACGGTGCACCCGGCCCAGGTGCTGGCTCCCGATTTCGGGGAGAGCGTGGCGCCGGGCCGCCCGCTGACCTCCCTCGCCGAGTACTACCGGGGCGCACTGCGGGTGCAGGCGGATCCCGGCACCCGCTGGACCTACACCGACCACGGTTTCGCGACGGCAGGCCAGGTCATCGAGGACGTCACCGGCACGTCCCTGCCGGATTACCTGCGCGCCAACGTCTTCGAACCGCTCGGCATGACCGATACCAATGTGGAGGCTGCCGGTCTGCCGCACGAGCGCGTGGCCACCGGATACACCCTCGCTGCGCGTGGGCCGCGCGCGGTCGCGCGCCGGGAGCTGGTCACCGTGGGTGCGTCCAATGCGAATTCCACCACGACGGATATGACGCGATATCTGGTCGCCCTGCTCGGCGGCGGCGCGAACAAACACGGCTCGGTGCTGCGCCCGGAGACCCTCGCCGCCATGTACGCGCCGCACTATCAGCCCGATCCCCGGCTGCCGGGCATGGGCCTGGGCTTCTTCCGGCAGGACATCGGTGGGCATCAGGCGGTCGAACACCAGGGCATCCTGCCCGGATTCAACTCCCAGATCTGGCTGGCACCCGACGCGGGCATCGGAGTGATGGTCTTCCTCACCGGAGCGGCCCGCGCCACGATGTGGCTGCCCGCCGCCACCGCCGGTCTCCTGGCCGCCGCCCTCGGTGTTCCGGAACCTGAAGTGCGCGCGGATATTCCGCATCACCCGGAGATCTGGCATCGCATCTGCGGGCGCTATCGGGTCGCGGGCGCCCTCGCTGATGTGCGGTCCCGGCTGGCGGTCGGCGCGGGCGCCGACATCCGCATCCGCGCGGGTGTGCCCGTGCTGCGGATACTGACACCGGTGCCCGCCCTGTTGCGCGGCCTGCCGTTGCGCCCCGACGACCCCGCCGATCCGTACGCCTTCCGCATCGACCTGTCGGCCTACGGGATCGGGTCCGCCAGAATCGTTTTCACGCCCGAGGGCGGCGGAGTCGCCGCGGCGATGCGTACCGATCTGCTGCCGATGACCCTGCACCGAACCGGGCATTGA
- a CDS encoding Acg family FMN-binding oxidoreductase translates to MPDLDTRAAATVPDDATLLEAMRIAARAPSVHNTQPWRWVFDGSRLHLHGDLDRRLLATDPHCRQWVISCGAALHHARTAFAAHGWHTDVVRLPDRERPDLLASVRFYRRPEVPGAVAGRAAAIERRYTDRLPLSEPTGWADLLPVLRALAEPHDLVLDVYSDNDRARLVAASRQAVGARRYDPLYEAELDWWTGHPDPAQGIPPDALSSAAERERVELARRFPEQRGADRRAALRDRAAVVVLSTHDDTEPLWLHTGEALSAVLLECTARGLATCALTHVTELPAARRAVAAPLGRHVLPQVLIRIGTAPAGELPTRTPRRPLSEIFTNQPATPADS, encoded by the coding sequence ATGCCCGATCTCGACACTCGTGCCGCCGCGACCGTGCCCGACGACGCGACACTGCTGGAGGCCATGCGTATCGCCGCCCGCGCCCCCTCGGTGCACAATACGCAACCCTGGCGCTGGGTCTTCGACGGTTCCCGGTTGCATTTGCACGGCGACCTGGACCGGCGGTTGCTCGCCACCGATCCGCACTGCCGGCAGTGGGTGATCAGCTGTGGCGCGGCACTGCACCACGCGCGCACCGCCTTCGCCGCGCACGGCTGGCATACCGATGTCGTGCGCCTGCCCGATCGGGAGCGACCGGATCTGCTGGCCTCCGTTCGCTTCTACCGGCGACCGGAGGTGCCCGGCGCGGTGGCCGGCCGGGCCGCGGCCATCGAGCGTCGTTACACCGACCGGTTGCCACTGTCCGAGCCGACCGGCTGGGCTGATCTGCTGCCGGTTCTGCGCGCGCTGGCCGAGCCGCACGACCTGGTCCTCGACGTATACTCCGACAACGACCGCGCGCGGCTGGTCGCCGCCTCCCGGCAGGCCGTCGGCGCACGCCGCTACGATCCCCTGTACGAGGCCGAATTGGACTGGTGGACAGGACATCCCGATCCGGCGCAGGGTATCCCGCCGGATGCGCTGAGCTCCGCCGCCGAACGCGAGCGCGTGGAACTGGCCCGCCGCTTCCCGGAGCAGCGCGGCGCCGATCGCCGTGCCGCACTGCGGGATCGGGCCGCCGTGGTCGTGCTGAGCACGCACGACGACACCGAACCGCTGTGGCTGCACACCGGTGAGGCCCTGTCGGCGGTGCTGCTGGAATGCACGGCGCGCGGACTGGCCACCTGTGCGCTCACCCATGTCACCGAGCTGCCTGCCGCACGTCGGGCGGTCGCCGCGCCGCTGGGCCGTCATGTGCTGCCGCAGGTGCTGATCCGCATCGGCACCGCGCCCGCGGGCGAGCTACCCACGCGCACGCCGCGCCGGCCCCTCTCCGAGATCTTCACCAATCAACCTGCCACACCGGCGGATTCGTAA